aaTGGTAAAACGAACAGAGGAAAAGGGAGATTTTTATCCAAATCTTGTATTCGAAACAGCACCCGTAAAGCGCAAGATTAGACCTGAATAGCCGAAGTTAAGACAAACTAATGCAAGTGAGCTCACAAAGCAAAAGGGTATATTGGGATTTGACAGTGCTTCTTGGCCTTCAGTGTTTGATTTGTCTGAGGTCAGGTCAGGGGTTCAGAGGCTGGGTGGGAGAGgaaatcaaaaaacaaatgcaCACGAAGTTTAACATAATGTCTGCTTGAGAATTGAGCAGACGAGGTGAAAAGATGAATTTTAAAAACtacctaattttttttgtaattcatCACTAAATTCAGAAACTGCCCAAGATTTCCTATAATCATCTAAACTACAGCCTATccataaaatagaaaacaaaaatcatctaGGCTACCATGATTTTTTCGAACTCATTTTAActagaaatgaaataaaagaaataccCGAAACATGTTCTTTGCCAACACAATGGCAGATTAAATCAACACCAGACGGTATGCTGAATAtcataacttaaaaattttaaactcagGGCTTAGCCTCATCATCATCCTCTTCTATCTTAGGAGCCAAGTAGAACCGGATATAACCCATCTCAGCAATCTTGTACTCAACCACAACAGGAAGCTCGGACGACAAACTTATCGTGACCGTGTTTGACAAAGGCGTTGCCATTGTGAAGGAGTTCATGTACCTTAGAGAAAATGTCAATGACGCTGGCTCACATTCCTCTCAATAACTGTAGCTTCCTCTGGCTGCAAATTAGCATATCATATAACATGTTAAACATCAAATGTTGCACACAATATAGACCGACCATGGGTAAAAGAATTTGGGGCCTACAAAGTAGGCCATACTTTAGACTTCAAGCAAAGGCCTAAAAGGCACCAACTTATTACCTTGTCCACTGTGGTATTCTCTGCCTACAAACAACATTTGCAGTTCCTATATCACCTCTTGTTGAGAACTTGATGCCTTTGTCACAGAGATCACAACTGCGCACATCTGTCAAAATGTCACAATAACCAAGGGAAGTACAACATAGGACATCTGTGAAGCATTGACATAAAACTGAACGCAACATTCATTTTATCAGTTGAGCACATTAATACAGTACCAGCATCACCAATACTGCTGAGATCTTTGCAAATCCTAGCAAATTCTGCAGAAGGCATCTGCACAATAGCATGATACTCTGCTTCTCGAATTCCAAGATGCTCACTGTCAATGCCCAACAACTTCATCTCAAAATCAGCAATTTATCCTTAGCTGTAACACATTGCCCATAAGACAGAAGAAAAAAACCCACATCAAATAAACATCAAGTTCCGAAGTTCCGACACTGAAAAATAACAGTAAAGGAACGCCAAATTCTCCCACCTCATAACTAAGATAGCGatagaatctcctaaatgagtATCTAACCAATACAAAGTAGAATGAAAGTCCAACCCCTGTTTCATGTTAAACATATACACCCATAACACAGTAGAATCCTAAAAATGGAAACGAATCGAACTTCAAAGGCATAAACGGCGGGAACTCCAAAACTTACTAGGGCTTTCAAACATAAAGGTGACAGTACCACTGCCATCGTCGGCCCTGATGGTAATGATATCATCGTTGCCGGCACACTTGAGCATCTTGGCCATGTTCCCCAGGTTCATCCCCATTGATATGTTCCGATCGCATCGGCAGTGCTCGAACCCCTCGGATCTGAGAAGCAGAGCCACCAGGGCGACGTCGCTCGAGTCCATGGCCTGCAGCGAGAAGCCCGTGGCCGAGCAGTCGAAATTGGCGTCGTTCACCGGGTCCTTGATCGCCTCCAGCACCTTCTTCAGAAGACTCCCCTGGACAAGCCTCAGCTCCAACATTTTGCCTTGAATTGAAAAGCTAGGGCTATGGATTGGAAGAGAGAGCGAGGAGCGAGATTTTGGAATTATACATGTACATATCGGAAGATTTTGGAAGACCAAGTACAATCGTATTTCCCCGCCAAAACTTTCAAGATTGTGGGCCGGGCTTGGCCCATTCATGATTGAATAACCTCGGCCTTGAAGCCCAAGTTGTCATGGCAATGGTGAATCGGTGATCCAATAATCTCTATacaagagtttttttttttttctttttgggcaAGGAACGTAAATACATCACTTTATCTTTGTCTAAATtgtattgattattttttatttttaaaataatattaattttagtttacTTTTACAACTATAGATCAATttacaacccccccccccccccaactgtTACAAAATGatcattaaatattttcaattgcCCAAAAGCCCCTCAATCCTTCTGTCTCCTCATCTCTATATCGCACTACTAAGAGAACATGTCACCCTTGTCTATTTGCTTTTCTCATATCTTTTCTAGGCAACAATTCTAGCAGCTCACTCCATTTCCCTCTTAGCCCCATCATCAGCAAGTTTTGTGATGGGGTTTCTTCCTTCTTATGATACTTTATATAGAAGGGTTAAGccaacaaaaagaagagaagaaattaaaatatggcTATGGACGTCACAATGATAacaatgaagatgaagatgaaggttttttttctctctctatcacTCTTTTTTGCATGAACGCAAACCCAAATTTGAGCTTGATTTGGTTGGATTTGGGTTTCgtgttctttattttctgttctatgcaatttaaattaaacccaaatctgttcatgttatttattttttgtggttTGTTCATTATTCATTCTAACGTTCTTCATGgttcatttgtttttcttttcaatgtTTTTTATGTGTTCGTTCTTTGTAGTTTTTCATTacatgttttaattttgaatagtttgttttcaatttcaaattattcTACAAAATCTTCACCGCAAAATAGGGATTTAGgtaaggaaagagagagagaggggcactACACAATCGTCAAATAAGAAGAATTGAGGAAATGCTCGAGAATCGCTGAATACATGATTTAAGAgagtaaaaagaaagagagatacatgaaaaaaaaaaaagagagcaagaaagaaataataaactatataattatatgcgtaaaattatcaattttcacAATCAGTTAATTACAAGGGAGGTATATACAAAAATAGTCTACATAATTtagacaaattttaaaaataatgtgtaaAATTTAacctttaaattttaatagcaCTAACACATCTCATTACTTACGCCATCTATTAATAGGCTTGTGGGCAAATCATATTTCAAAAGTTAAGAGTTTGTTCtctttatattttagtttttaattttgtgttttgaagaaaaaaaagataatttatctaaataatctAAGATAACaagttatgtaatttttttaaaataaatataaataaaatttaaaatattttttatatcttaatttttttaatttatatcttaattaaggAAAGCCATATTAACAAATAACCAATAAAGGTTGATGGTAAAAAAGATGAATTCACAAGATTACTGAGAAG
This genomic stretch from Diospyros lotus cultivar Yz01 chromosome 1, ASM1463336v1, whole genome shotgun sequence harbors:
- the LOC127806128 gene encoding LOW QUALITY PROTEIN: proliferating cell nuclear antigen (The sequence of the model RefSeq protein was modified relative to this genomic sequence to represent the inferred CDS: inserted 1 base in 1 codon; deleted 4 bases in 2 codons; substituted 2 bases at 2 genomic stop codons); its protein translation is MLELRLVQGSLLKKVLEAIKDPVNDANFDCSATGFSLQAMDSSDVALVALLLRSEGFEHCRCDRNISMGMNLGNMAKMLKCAGNDDIITIRADDGSGTVTFMFESPSNXGXIADFEMKLLGIDSEHLGIREAEYHAIVQMPSAEFARICKDLSSIGDAVVISVTXGIKFSTRGDIGTANVVCRQNTTVDKPEEATVIERNEPASLTFSLRYMNSFTMATPLSNTVTISLSSELPVVVEYKIAEMGYIRFYLAPKIEEDDDEAKP